One stretch of Hemibagrus wyckioides isolate EC202008001 linkage group LG01, SWU_Hwy_1.0, whole genome shotgun sequence DNA includes these proteins:
- the LOC131357214 gene encoding hemicentin-1-like, giving the protein MQLDVCINLLLTITGLVQVVTAGTPHGVTISGPTEVVAGVSTIYECSAFCSRTCYYTWSVKEQSFAGSRLTLTENGVDNFISLTCTVTDEDHKHFVSEIILVTVINPISVKPSTNQSVLNQQPKVGRSFHLTCNGASLPVTITWLKDGAPLTLDSKMSLSPDNVTLSFSLLKESDSGQYQCKVLNGSASVISKAYWINLGYVIINLTGPNYAEVGIQSEYTCEARCGMDCTVQWALHAGFPRGRFIAEGPRILWTPSDIGQTQVFTCITLNPGAGNIGQVSKTVTVVEAQPRPKPSNAVFAKPSVAVVSSATLLMLVSACV; this is encoded by the exons ATGCAGCTGGATGTCTGTATAAATTTGTTACTGACAATTACAG gGCTTGTGCAGGTGGTTACTGCAG gTACCCCACATGGGGTAACGATCTCAGGTCCTACTGAGGTGGTAGCTGGAGTGAGTACCATCTATGAGTGTTCTGCATTCTGCAGTCGTACCTGTTATTATACCTGGAGTGTGAAAGAACAGTCATTTGCTGGAAGCAGACTTACCCTGACTGAAAATGGTGTAGACAATTTCATTTCACTAACATGCACAGTGACAGACGAAGACCATAAGCACTTTGTCAGTGAGATCATATTGGTCACAGTGATAA ATCCCATTTCTGTGAAGCCATCGACTAATCAGTCAGTACTTAACCAGCAGCCTAAAGTGGGGCGGTCATTTCATTTAACATGTAATGGAGCCTCCCTACCAGTCACTATAACCTGGCTTAAAGATGGTGCACCTCTTACATTAGACTCCAAGATGAGCCTATCCCCTGATAATGTGACTCTGTCTTTTAGCCTTCTGAAAGAGTCAGATAGTGGCCAATACCAGTGCAAGGTCCTTAATGGAAGTGCCAGTGTTATAAGCAAGGCCTACTGGATTAATC TTGGATATGTGATCATAAACCTGACTGGGCCAAACTATGCGGAAGTAGGCATACAAAGCGAGTACACCTGTGAGGCACGGTGCGGCATGGATTGCACAGTGCAGTGGGCTTTGCATGCAGGCTTTCCAAGAGGAAGATTCATTGCTGAAGGACCAAGGATTCTCTGGACCCCTTCTGACATCGGACAAACGCAGGTCTTCACTTGCATCACTCTGAACCCGGGTGCAGGCAATATTGGGCAGGTGTCCAAAACTGTAACTGTTGTAG AAGCACAGCCACGTCCCAAGCCCAGTAACGCTGTATTCGCCAAACCGAGTGTAGCTGTGGTGAGCAGTGCAACTCTGCTGATGCTGGTTTCTGCTTGTGTCTGA